In bacterium, the DNA window GAGGCGCGCGCGGTTGCCGTTCCAGCGCGGCGCGGAGGCGACGAGGAGGCCGGTTTCCTCGTCGTAGGAAACGAAGTCGACCTCCGGCGCGTCGGCGGGGGAAAGGCCGTCGCCGAGCCGAAGCCGGTCGCCCGGGCGGAAGCGCGAGTCGTTGCGCGGCGCGCGGAGCTTCAGCTCGCCTCTCTCCGGATCCCACGAAATCAGCCGCACGTCGTCGATCGCGTCGCCGGCCTCGACCCGCAGCGCGAGCGGCAGGCCGTGCGTGTCGGCGAGGCCGCGCGCCGAGGCGCTCTCCTCGCGGCCGAGGAAACGCAGCAGCGCGTCCCGCAGCGCGGCGGCGCGCCGCTCGCCTCCGCGCCGCTCGCCTCCGCACGACGCGCCGCCGCCCGCGGCGCTCATCGCTTCTCCTCGGCGGCCCCGCGCATCCAGGCGAGCAGCCGCTCCATCCGCGCCAGCGGCGCGGCGGCGGCGGCCTCGAACCGCTCGCTCCACGGCCCTGCGGGATCGCGCCGCGCTTGCTCGCGCAGGGCGAACGCGGGCGGCGTCGGCTCGCCCGCGCCGAACAGCGCCGCGTCCACCTCCGGGAGGCGGTAGCGCCGCACCGGAAGAAACGCCGCGCCGCGCCGCAGCGCGCGCCCCAGATCGAAGAACCGCCGCTCGAGCGCGTCGATCCGCTCCGGCGGCCAGCCGGCGTCGTCGGCGAGGCGGGCGAGCGCGCGCGGCGTCGCCGCCCCGAAGTGGAAGACCGGCCCCGCGGACGCCTCCGCGGCGCGGGCGAACGCGGCGAGCCCCTCCGCCTTCGCCGCGGGCTCGTCGAGCGCGCGCACTTCCGCGCGCCCCTGCGCGCCCCAGGCGAGCGCGAGCGGAATCGCTCCCTCGAGCGGATTCGCCTCGACGTGGACGAAGAGCGGCCGTCCCGGCCGCGCGGCGAGTTCGAACGGCCGATCGACGCGCACCTCGCCGGAGAGCAGCGCGCGCGCCTGCAATGCGAGCGCCTCGACGCCGTCGGCGTCGGGCGCGTTCCTGCGCCGCGCGGTCCCGTCGAGCGCGGCCAGCGCCTCGATGGTCGCGATCCCCTCGGCGCGCAGCGTCTCGCGCCGCGCCGGCGTCATGCCGTCCACGAGCGAGAGGTCGCCCGCCCGCTCCATCTCCGGCACGCAGACGCCGCTCCAGCGGCAGGCGTCGCAGTGCGGCGTGAAGAACGGCTCGGTCGCCTCGCGCCCGGCGACGATCGCCTCGGCGCGCCGCCGCGCGGCGTCGAGGACGTGGGCGATCTCGCCGAGCGCGAACCACTCCCGCCGGCCGTCGGCGAAGATCAGGAAGCCGCGGCGCGGCGCCGCGCCGGTCGTCCGCCCGAGCAGCCAGCCGGCGTAGGCGACCTGCAGCGCCTGGTCGGCGCGCGCGGTCAGCGAGCTCTTGATGTCGCCCGGGGCGTAGCTGCCGTCCGCCTCGCGCTCGACGAGGTCGGCGATCGCGAGGTGCTCTCCGTCGAAGAGGACCGCTTGGTAGATTCCCGCGGCGCCGCTCTGCATCAGTTCGGCGGTGCGGCGCGCGCCGGCGGCGAAGTCGCCGCGCGGGTACTCCGGCTCGGGATAGCCGAGCTCCGCGGCGAACGCGGCCTCGCGTTCGTTGCCGCGCGCGAGGAGCAGCTTCGTCGCCTCGTCGGGCGGCGTGCGGAGGCTCTTGTCGAGACGCCGGTCGAGCGCCAGGCGGTGCGGGCAGCAGGCGAGGTCGTAGAGGTCGCTGGCGCGGACGATCGGGGAGACGACGGACATGCCGCGCAGTATGACGCGCCGCGCGGCGCGCGGCAGGGCGCCGAAGGCGCGCCCCGCGCGCCGGCGGCGGGAAAAGCCTCATGGACGGCGCTCGAACAGCGCCGCTTCGACCGCGGCTCGCGGCGTGAGGCGCTCCGCGCCTGTCGTTCTCAGGGACGGCGCTCGAACAGCGCCGCTTCGACCGCCTCGCAGAGGAGGTGGCCGACGAGGATGTGGACCTCCTGCACGCGGGCCGTCTTGCGCCCGTCCACGACCAGGGCGATGTCCACCATCTCCTTCGCCGTGCCGCCGTCGCCGCCCAAGAGGCCGATCGTCGTCAGCCCGCGGTTCCGCGCGGCGAGGATCCCTTCGCGGATGTTCGGCGAGCGGCCGGAGGTCGAGATCGCCACGGCGACGTCTTCCTTCTGGCCGAGCGCCTCGATCTGGCGGGCGAAGACCGACTCGTAGCCGTAGTCGTTGCCGATCGCCGTCAGGGCCGACGAGTCGGTCGTCAAGGCGAGCGCCGGAAGGCCCGGCCGGTCGTGCTGGAAGCGGCCGACGAACTCGGCCGCGAGGTGCTGGGCGTCGGCCGCCGAGCCGCCGTTGCCGAAGAAGAAGACCCGGTGGCCGGACTGGAAGGCGCGGACCAAGATGTCCGCCACTTCGCCGAGTTTGTCCCCTTGCTGATCGAAGAACCGCTTGACCAAGAACACGTGTTCTTCGACCGCCACCTTGGAGTTGACGAATGTGCGGGCCATCGGTCGCGCGCTCCCTTCGGGCGAAAGTGTACCTCGCCGGACGTTTCCGGGTTGTGCCGCCGTCGTCTCGCAAAAGGACTAAGTTGCCACTGCTTTGGCGGTAATTTTTGGTGACGACGGCGCGTGGCGCGGATGGCCGGCGTCGGTAATTTTGGGGCGGCAAATGTTGCGCCTTGATGGCGGCTTAGTTTCGCGACATTATTGGTAACTGGAGGTGGCAATGGCGACGACTCCCGGAACGGCGACCTTGGTCGATCGGATGCGCATGGGCGGAATCCGCGTCACGGGGCCGCGGCGCGCCATCGCCCGCGTGCTCGAAGAGGCGCAGGAGCATCTCGACGTCGAGCAGATCACCGAGCGCTCGAAGAAGCTCGATCCGTCGGTCCATCGGGCGACCGTCTACCGCACGCTGGGCCTCTTCAAGGCCCTCGGGATGGTGGACGAGCTCGACCTGCTGCACATCAGCGGGGACCGGCACTTCTACGAAGTGCGGAAGGGGGGCGACCACGCCCACCTGATCTGCACCAGCTGCGGCAAGGTGCTCGAGCCGGAAAGCGAAAGCCTCGATCCGTGGAAGAAGGCGTTGGCCGACCAGACCGGCTTCTCGCTCACGTTCCTGCGGCTCGAGGTCGGCGGGCTCTGCCCGGCCTGCCAGAAGAAGGGCTGAGACACGAAGGGCCGGCGTCCGCGCCGGCCCTTGTCCTTCCCCGCCCGC includes these proteins:
- a CDS encoding TM0106 family RecB-like putative nuclease, whose product is MSVVSPIVRASDLYDLACCPHRLALDRRLDKSLRTPPDEATKLLLARGNEREAAFAAELGYPEPEYPRGDFAAGARRTAELMQSGAAGIYQAVLFDGEHLAIADLVEREADGSYAPGDIKSSLTARADQALQVAYAGWLLGRTTGAAPRRGFLIFADGRREWFALGEIAHVLDAARRRAEAIVAGREATEPFFTPHCDACRWSGVCVPEMERAGDLSLVDGMTPARRETLRAEGIATIEALAALDGTARRRNAPDADGVEALALQARALLSGEVRVDRPFELAARPGRPLFVHVEANPLEGAIPLALAWGAQGRAEVRALDEPAAKAEGLAAFARAAEASAGPVFHFGAATPRALARLADDAGWPPERIDALERRFFDLGRALRRGAAFLPVRRYRLPEVDAALFGAGEPTPPAFALREQARRDPAGPWSERFEAAAAAPLARMERLLAWMRGAAEEKR
- a CDS encoding D-sedoheptulose 7-phosphate isomerase; translated protein: MARTFVNSKVAVEEHVFLVKRFFDQQGDKLGEVADILVRAFQSGHRVFFFGNGGSAADAQHLAAEFVGRFQHDRPGLPALALTTDSSALTAIGNDYGYESVFARQIEALGQKEDVAVAISTSGRSPNIREGILAARNRGLTTIGLLGGDGGTAKEMVDIALVVDGRKTARVQEVHILVGHLLCEAVEAALFERRP
- a CDS encoding transcriptional repressor, producing the protein MATTPGTATLVDRMRMGGIRVTGPRRAIARVLEEAQEHLDVEQITERSKKLDPSVHRATVYRTLGLFKALGMVDELDLLHISGDRHFYEVRKGGDHAHLICTSCGKVLEPESESLDPWKKALADQTGFSLTFLRLEVGGLCPACQKKG